In one window of Thalassotalea agarivorans DNA:
- a CDS encoding SRPBCC family protein, translating to MFELKQSITIDAPIEKVFNAFTSAEALKQWFAPGDAFVAEASCDFVVGGQYRIVMRGKETGEDYIVAGHYQVIEENSRIIFTWKWDFSPRTTLVEFTFEAVSSNQTTLFLHHAGFAELEYQQKHGEGWQGCLESLANTLLTQKA from the coding sequence ATGTTTGAGCTAAAACAATCAATCACAATTGATGCACCTATCGAAAAAGTGTTTAACGCGTTTACTTCAGCCGAAGCATTAAAACAGTGGTTCGCACCGGGCGACGCATTTGTAGCAGAAGCTTCTTGCGATTTTGTCGTTGGCGGCCAGTATCGCATTGTTATGCGCGGCAAAGAAACGGGCGAAGACTATATCGTGGCTGGGCATTATCAAGTCATAGAGGAAAATTCACGTATCATTTTTACATGGAAATGGGACTTTAGCCCAAGAACGACACTGGTCGAATTTACCTTTGAAGCTGTTTCTTCAAATCAAACAACCTTGTTTTTGCATCATGCTGGTTTTGCTGAGTTGGAGTATCAACAAAAACATGGTGAAGGGTGGCAAGGTTGTTTAGAAAGCTTGGCAAATACATTATTAACCCAAAAAGCTTAA
- the ppc gene encoding phosphoenolpyruvate carboxylase: MLETISKNVRLLGEELGKTIARDKGGVWLENIEAVRMLGKDVISGDEVAVRKLQQIFADSSEEELMIYARAFSQFLNLANIAEQQFTTSEMGLEQLDLPHPLTTLKEKFVGVAPEKIKAAIESLHIELVLTAHPTEVNRRTFIHKYHQLADELVNCDEELTPRTQEIVEQAWHTNEIRNQRPTPLDESKWGLDAVADSLWFAIPQVMRELDELVVSLTGESMDDDVTPITVASWMAGDRDGNPFVTAKLTEKAIMQARLKAAELYLEDFKTLYLELSMHKASAALQQQDVADIGPYRHILKQVIAELKNTINLLQEGETKGAIDHSSQLLAPLVSCRESLLEVGLDRVANSFLLDVIRKVKCFGISLIKLDIRQHSERHEGAIAEIVNAIDCGDYLAWDEEKRVAFLRSELANNRPLLPRADWSADTQEVLDTYFMMASQPAEVFGIYIISMASKVSDVLAVNLLMKATHLSWEMPIAPLFETLDDLNNAPEVMQALLQLPDYIERCKSKHYVMIGYSDSSKDAGVLAATWGQYRAQEALAKVFKDADVELKLFHGRGGTIGRGGGPAHAAIASQPPGTLAGGLRVTEQGETIRYKFGLPNLAVRSLHLYASAILESLVTPPPAPKDSWRELMDRMADYSCDVYRSYIRDKQDFVRYFRQATPEQELGSLPLGSRPSKRVPNGGIDSLRAIPWIFAWSQNRLVVPSWLGLGQSIEHFYQQESALIKEMYNQWPYFRSRMSLTEMVYLKSDTQISNLYDETLVEPALKPIGDGLRDQVVKDEKTLLEVLAQSHTLEKDPWNLTSFELRQPYLMPLHLMQIETLKRLRETNEDNCCQEVLMVTMAGIATGLRNTG, translated from the coding sequence ATGCTAGAAACAATTTCAAAGAATGTCCGCCTTTTGGGTGAAGAGCTAGGAAAAACAATAGCTAGAGACAAAGGTGGTGTTTGGTTAGAGAACATCGAAGCGGTACGCATGTTAGGGAAAGACGTGATAAGTGGCGACGAAGTCGCTGTAAGAAAATTACAACAAATCTTTGCTGATAGTTCAGAAGAAGAGCTGATGATATATGCGCGCGCTTTCAGCCAGTTTCTTAATTTAGCCAATATTGCAGAGCAGCAATTTACTACAAGTGAGATGGGACTAGAGCAACTAGATTTACCGCATCCTTTAACCACATTAAAAGAAAAATTTGTTGGTGTTGCTCCTGAAAAGATCAAAGCAGCAATCGAAAGCCTGCATATTGAGCTGGTACTAACTGCCCACCCAACGGAAGTTAATCGTAGAACGTTTATCCACAAATATCATCAATTGGCCGATGAGCTGGTTAACTGTGATGAGGAATTAACGCCGCGTACGCAGGAAATTGTTGAGCAAGCATGGCATACCAATGAAATTCGAAACCAGCGTCCAACACCTTTAGATGAATCTAAGTGGGGATTAGATGCGGTCGCTGACAGCTTGTGGTTTGCCATTCCTCAGGTTATGCGTGAGCTTGATGAACTTGTTGTTTCGCTTACAGGCGAGTCTATGGACGATGATGTTACGCCTATCACTGTAGCGAGCTGGATGGCAGGTGATAGGGACGGTAATCCATTTGTCACGGCAAAGCTTACTGAAAAAGCGATTATGCAGGCCCGCTTAAAGGCAGCTGAGCTTTATTTAGAAGATTTTAAAACCTTGTACCTAGAGCTTTCTATGCACAAGGCAAGTGCAGCGTTGCAGCAACAAGATGTGGCAGATATTGGTCCATATCGTCATATTTTAAAGCAGGTTATCGCCGAGCTGAAAAATACTATCAACCTACTTCAGGAAGGTGAAACAAAAGGGGCAATTGATCATTCGTCGCAATTATTAGCGCCGCTTGTTAGCTGTCGTGAAAGCCTATTAGAAGTTGGCCTGGATAGAGTGGCTAACTCGTTCTTGCTTGATGTTATTCGTAAAGTTAAGTGTTTTGGTATATCGCTAATCAAGCTAGATATTAGACAACACAGTGAGCGCCATGAAGGTGCCATTGCAGAAATTGTCAACGCAATAGATTGTGGCGATTATTTGGCATGGGATGAAGAAAAACGCGTTGCGTTCTTGCGTAGTGAATTAGCTAACAACAGACCTCTACTGCCAAGAGCTGATTGGTCGGCAGATACGCAAGAAGTTTTAGACACGTACTTCATGATGGCATCTCAGCCGGCTGAAGTGTTCGGTATTTATATTATTTCCATGGCGAGTAAAGTCAGCGATGTATTGGCTGTGAATCTACTAATGAAGGCAACTCATCTATCCTGGGAAATGCCTATCGCGCCACTGTTTGAAACGTTAGATGATTTAAATAATGCACCTGAGGTAATGCAAGCATTGCTTCAATTGCCAGATTATATTGAGCGCTGTAAGAGCAAACACTATGTGATGATTGGTTATAGCGATTCATCAAAAGATGCAGGTGTTTTAGCCGCTACGTGGGGGCAGTATCGTGCGCAAGAAGCGTTAGCTAAAGTATTTAAAGATGCTGATGTTGAACTTAAATTGTTCCATGGCCGTGGCGGTACAATTGGTCGTGGTGGCGGTCCAGCGCATGCTGCAATCGCATCGCAACCACCAGGTACTTTGGCTGGGGGGCTTAGGGTAACGGAACAAGGTGAAACCATTCGCTATAAATTTGGTTTGCCAAACCTTGCGGTGCGCAGTTTGCATTTGTATGCGAGTGCGATCTTAGAAAGTTTAGTAACACCACCGCCTGCGCCTAAAGATTCATGGCGTGAGCTGATGGATAGAATGGCTGACTATAGCTGTGATGTATATCGCAGTTATATTCGTGACAAACAAGACTTCGTGCGTTATTTCAGACAAGCAACACCTGAACAAGAGCTCGGCTCATTACCATTAGGCTCTCGTCCGAGTAAACGTGTACCTAATGGTGGTATTGATTCGTTGCGTGCAATCCCCTGGATTTTTGCTTGGAGTCAAAATAGACTTGTTGTGCCGAGTTGGCTTGGTTTAGGCCAATCTATCGAACATTTTTATCAGCAAGAAAGTGCGCTGATCAAGGAAATGTACAACCAATGGCCTTACTTCCGCTCTCGTATGTCGTTAACTGAAATGGTGTATTTGAAATCTGATACGCAAATTTCAAATTTGTATGACGAAACCTTGGTTGAGCCAGCATTGAAACCTATTGGAGACGGTTTGCGTGACCAAGTGGTAAAGGATGAAAAAACCTTGTTGGAAGTATTGGCGCAATCTCACACGTTAGAAAAAGATCCGTGGAATCTTACGTCGTTTGAATTAAGGCAGCCATACTTAATGCCGCTGCACTTGATGCAAATAGAGACATTAAAGCGTTTACGTGAAACAAACGAAGACAATTGTTGCCAAGAAGTATTGATGGTAACCATGGCAGGCATAGCCACTGGCCTTCGAAACACAGGTTAA
- a CDS encoding cation diffusion facilitator family transporter, producing MGHHHDHHHHGDSKLTLAVIINILLTIAQVIGGLVSGSLSLIADALHNLSDAGAILVAIFARKISRRPQDSLMSYGYKRAEIVGTLINSTTLILIGLYLIYEAGVKYFDPTPINGWIVLIIASIAFVIDLATAFLTYSAGAKDNMNIRAAFIHNLSDAMASLAVVAAGLLIIFFELYFVDVLATLAISIYVIYHGFLLLKRCILIIMQAVPDGISLRQVQADIESLTDVVSAKHIHIWQLDEHDICLEVHITHTPADFEQLKTEIRDLLKDKYHIDHTTIEPSVISA from the coding sequence ATGGGACACCACCACGATCATCATCACCACGGTGATAGCAAGCTAACCTTAGCGGTCATTATTAATATCCTTCTAACTATTGCCCAAGTAATAGGTGGTTTAGTCTCTGGCAGTTTATCGCTAATAGCCGATGCACTGCATAACCTAAGCGATGCGGGAGCAATATTAGTTGCGATATTTGCGCGAAAAATTTCCCGCCGTCCACAAGACTCGTTGATGAGCTATGGATACAAGCGAGCAGAAATTGTTGGCACATTAATCAATTCCACTACACTGATTCTAATTGGCTTGTATCTGATTTATGAAGCCGGTGTTAAATACTTTGATCCAACCCCAATAAATGGTTGGATCGTACTCATCATTGCAAGTATCGCGTTCGTGATAGATTTAGCGACGGCATTTCTCACCTACAGTGCTGGCGCTAAAGACAACATGAATATTCGCGCAGCCTTTATTCATAATTTGTCTGATGCAATGGCTTCACTTGCTGTGGTTGCAGCGGGCTTGTTAATTATCTTTTTTGAACTGTACTTTGTGGATGTACTAGCTACGCTAGCTATTTCGATTTATGTCATTTACCACGGCTTCTTGCTGCTAAAACGCTGTATTTTGATCATTATGCAAGCAGTACCGGACGGCATTTCTTTAAGGCAAGTACAAGCAGATATCGAAAGCCTAACTGATGTTGTTTCTGCCAAGCATATTCACATATGGCAATTAGACGAGCATGATATTTGCCTAGAAGTACATATTACCCATACGCCTGCTGACTTTGAACAGTTAAAAACTGAAATTAGAGATCTATTAAAAGATAAATACCATATTGACCACACCACGATAGAGCCATCAGTGATTTCAGCGTAA
- the trhO gene encoding oxygen-dependent tRNA uridine(34) hydroxylase TrhO — MSKITVCALYKFVRLENFADLKDPLLNCMLANDVKGTLLLANEGINGTIAGPQAGIDAVLEHLHRDERLNPIVFKNSYANENPFQRSKVKLKKEIVTMGVEGIDPTNVVGTYVKPQDWNALISDPDVVLVDTRNDYEVEIGTFQNAIDPNTTTFREFPDYVAKNLDKNKHKKVAMFCTGGIRCEKSTAYMKEQGFEEVYHLEGGILKYLEEVPQEESMWEGDCFVFDGRVSVGHGLEQGIYDQCFACRMPITEEDKQQDTYIKGVSCPKCHDKMSDEQKARFAERQKQLELAKERGDTHIGGDVQEVIEQRRKEKQAVKEAARANAK, encoded by the coding sequence ATGAGTAAAATTACTGTCTGCGCACTATACAAGTTTGTGCGTTTGGAAAACTTCGCCGATCTTAAAGATCCACTTTTAAACTGCATGCTAGCCAATGACGTTAAAGGTACATTGTTGTTAGCAAATGAAGGCATTAATGGCACTATCGCTGGCCCTCAAGCAGGTATTGATGCGGTACTTGAACATCTTCACCGAGATGAACGTCTAAACCCTATCGTCTTCAAAAACTCTTACGCTAATGAAAATCCGTTTCAGCGCAGCAAGGTTAAACTGAAGAAAGAAATAGTTACCATGGGCGTTGAAGGTATCGACCCAACTAATGTTGTTGGTACATACGTAAAACCACAAGATTGGAACGCACTTATTTCTGACCCTGATGTAGTGCTTGTCGATACACGAAACGACTACGAAGTTGAAATTGGCACTTTCCAAAATGCCATTGATCCAAATACCACAACGTTCAGAGAATTTCCTGACTATGTGGCGAAAAACCTAGACAAAAACAAGCACAAAAAAGTAGCAATGTTTTGTACCGGTGGTATTCGCTGTGAGAAATCTACAGCGTATATGAAAGAGCAAGGTTTTGAAGAGGTATATCACTTAGAAGGTGGCATTTTGAAATACCTTGAAGAAGTACCGCAAGAGGAATCAATGTGGGAAGGCGATTGTTTTGTCTTTGACGGCCGCGTTTCAGTTGGACATGGTCTAGAGCAAGGTATTTACGACCAATGTTTTGCTTGTCGTATGCCGATAACCGAAGAAGATAAACAACAAGATACCTACATTAAAGGGGTAAGTTGTCCGAAGTGCCATGACAAAATGAGCGACGAGCAAAAAGCACGCTTTGCTGAACGACAAAAGCAATTAGAGCTTGCCAAAGAGCGCGGCGACACACATATTGGTGGTGATGTTCAAGAAGTGATTGAACAGCGCAGAAAGGAAAAACAGGCAGTTAAAGAAGCCGCCCGCGCCAACGCAAAATAA
- a CDS encoding protein adenylyltransferase SelO, translating to MTFPNLTFDNQFHDQLPADTESEVYPRQVNAAAYSNVEPTKVSSPTLIAWSSDCADLLGLSDVKGEALADFLVGNILHPDSTPYAMNYGGHQFGHWAGQLGDGRAINLGEVNTDNGHFTLQLKGAGLTPYSRSADGLAVLRSSVREFLCSEAMYYLGIPTTRALSLCLTGEQVMRDMFYSGDNQLEPGAIVCRVSPSFMRFGSFQLPASRGDKALLKQLVDYCISRDFAHLISDNDINKDTYLAWFEEVCERTSTMIVHWLRVGFVHGVMNTDNMSIIGETIDYGPYGWIDNFDLHWTPNTTDAQGKRYRFGSQGEIAQWNLFQLANAIYPLIEESKPLENALNDFAKQFHQKWLEMMASKIGLDTLVEGDDSLLLSLEDTLQALSLDMTIFYRLLTQVDNTTAPFDASSAKDLVEPACYAPLNDDQCLSLVAWLNSYIERLNKSKLSPEQRITLMNATNPKYVLRNYLAQQAIDKATQGDFSEVNTLLTLLKKPYDEQPDFEHYASKRPDWALNKAGCSMLSCSS from the coding sequence GTGACTTTTCCCAATCTAACCTTCGACAATCAATTTCATGATCAACTACCCGCTGATACAGAAAGTGAGGTTTACCCGCGTCAAGTAAATGCTGCTGCGTATTCTAATGTCGAACCAACCAAAGTATCTTCTCCAACATTGATAGCATGGAGCAGCGACTGCGCTGATTTACTTGGTTTGTCTGATGTAAAGGGCGAAGCATTAGCCGACTTTCTCGTTGGTAATATATTGCATCCCGATTCAACCCCTTATGCGATGAACTATGGCGGACATCAGTTTGGCCATTGGGCTGGGCAGCTAGGCGACGGGCGTGCGATAAACTTAGGCGAAGTAAATACTGACAATGGCCATTTTACGCTGCAATTAAAAGGCGCTGGACTAACACCATATTCTCGCAGTGCAGATGGGCTGGCTGTGTTGCGCTCATCGGTGAGAGAATTTCTATGTAGCGAAGCGATGTATTATCTTGGTATACCCACAACACGTGCGTTGTCATTGTGTTTAACGGGCGAGCAAGTGATGCGAGACATGTTTTACTCTGGCGATAATCAATTAGAACCAGGGGCTATTGTTTGCCGTGTATCCCCTTCTTTTATGCGCTTTGGCAGTTTTCAATTGCCTGCTAGCCGAGGCGATAAAGCACTGTTAAAACAACTTGTCGACTATTGTATTAGTCGCGATTTTGCGCATTTAATTAGCGACAACGACATCAACAAAGACACCTACCTTGCTTGGTTTGAAGAAGTGTGCGAACGCACCTCAACTATGATAGTGCATTGGCTACGCGTTGGTTTTGTCCATGGCGTAATGAATACTGACAATATGTCGATCATCGGTGAAACCATAGACTATGGACCTTATGGCTGGATAGATAATTTTGATCTGCATTGGACGCCGAACACAACCGATGCGCAAGGTAAGCGATATCGTTTTGGTTCCCAGGGCGAAATAGCTCAATGGAACTTATTCCAATTAGCTAATGCAATTTATCCGCTCATAGAAGAATCTAAACCGCTTGAAAATGCGCTTAATGATTTTGCTAAACAATTCCACCAAAAGTGGCTTGAAATGATGGCGAGTAAGATAGGTCTAGACACTTTGGTAGAAGGTGATGACAGCTTATTATTAAGCCTAGAAGATACGCTGCAAGCCTTGTCTCTTGATATGACTATATTTTATCGTTTGCTAACTCAGGTTGATAACACGACAGCGCCCTTTGATGCTAGCTCTGCCAAAGACCTTGTCGAGCCTGCGTGCTATGCACCGCTTAACGACGACCAATGCTTGTCGTTAGTTGCATGGCTTAATAGTTATATTGAACGCCTAAATAAAAGCAAGCTTTCACCTGAGCAACGCATTACCTTGATGAATGCAACGAATCCTAAGTATGTACTTAGAAACTATTTGGCGCAACAAGCAATCGACAAGGCAACACAAGGTGATTTTAGCGAAGTAAATACTTTATTAACGCTACTCAAAAAGCCTTATGACGAGCAGCCTGATTTTGAGCATTATGCGAGTAAGCGACCGGATTGGGCATTGAACAAAGCAGGTTGTTCTATGCTGTCTTGTTCGTCATAA
- a CDS encoding dihydrofolate reductase family protein: MSNIVYIATSLDGFIADKNNGVDWLHTIPNPDNDDLGFSQHMDRIDALVMGRNTFDLVASFDGPWPYTKPVFVLSNTMTTVPEKYEDKVFLTKGSAQKITRTLREKGFNHLYIDGGKTIQFFLAADLIDEMIISTIPTVLGGGIPLFGDLDQPLQFKHVKAERLLDAMVKNTFVRVR, encoded by the coding sequence ATGTCAAACATCGTATATATTGCAACTAGCTTAGATGGCTTTATCGCGGATAAAAATAATGGCGTTGACTGGCTACACACTATTCCTAACCCCGATAACGATGATCTTGGTTTTAGCCAACATATGGATCGCATTGACGCGCTGGTGATGGGCAGAAACACTTTTGATCTGGTTGCCAGCTTTGACGGCCCGTGGCCCTACACCAAGCCCGTTTTTGTACTTAGTAATACCATGACAACGGTGCCCGAGAAATACGAAGACAAGGTTTTTCTTACCAAAGGCAGTGCCCAAAAAATAACCCGAACGCTCCGCGAAAAAGGGTTTAATCACTTATACATTGATGGCGGCAAAACCATTCAATTTTTTCTTGCCGCAGACCTAATCGATGAAATGATCATATCCACCATCCCTACAGTATTAGGTGGTGGTATTCCTTTGTTTGGTGATTTAGATCAACCACTGCAATTTAAACACGTTAAAGCAGAGCGATTACTTGATGCGATGGTGAAAAATACCTTTGTGAGAGTTCGCTAG
- a CDS encoding spondin domain-containing protein, with the protein MKKTTLIAGFVTAALTSTAGAAELDVTISNLTQGIHFTPLVVAAHDDSGKMFASGEMASPELQAIAEGGSIDGMVTLLGTINADVAANPAGGLLAPGASTMTSMSTADSNMYLSIAAMILPTNDGFVGVNSWKIPTEPGTYTFTMNAYDAGTEVNDEIINGGGASGTPGIPVAPGGDGGTGGTGVATTETNSYVHIHRGNLGDDNATGGKSDLDSSIHRWLNPVARVTVVVK; encoded by the coding sequence ATGAAAAAGACAACACTAATCGCGGGATTCGTAACGGCGGCACTAACAAGTACTGCAGGTGCAGCTGAACTTGATGTAACCATTAGCAACTTAACACAAGGTATTCATTTTACGCCTTTAGTTGTTGCAGCCCATGACGACAGCGGCAAAATGTTTGCCAGTGGCGAAATGGCTAGCCCTGAACTACAAGCTATTGCTGAAGGTGGTTCAATCGATGGCATGGTCACTTTGCTTGGCACAATTAACGCCGATGTTGCTGCAAACCCAGCAGGTGGCTTATTAGCACCAGGCGCATCAACAATGACATCTATGTCTACTGCAGATAGCAATATGTATTTGTCGATTGCGGCAATGATACTACCAACAAACGACGGATTTGTTGGCGTCAACAGTTGGAAAATCCCAACAGAACCAGGCACATATACATTCACTATGAATGCGTACGATGCCGGCACAGAAGTGAATGATGAAATCATTAATGGTGGCGGCGCCTCTGGTACGCCAGGCATTCCTGTAGCGCCAGGTGGTGACGGTGGCACCGGCGGTACTGGTGTTGCAACGACAGAAACTAACTCTTATGTCCATATCCATCGTGGTAATTTAGGTGACGACAATGCAACGGGCGGAAAAAGTGATTTAGATAGCTCTATTCACCGTTGGTTAAACCCAGTTGCCCGCGTAACTGTTGTTGTGAAATAG
- a CDS encoding spondin domain-containing protein codes for MKKLIYSVVALTSITLLSGCPDDDDDDVVTPAPVVAPIVTSYEVSVTNLTNAQPLSPIALVLHSEGNLWQVGEPASEALELLAESGDNSEVLALSVAQVNASGSGVIMPGGNEVIMLSGEDVSAGYLSVATMLVNTNDAFTGLNAIDVSMLEVGESISMVAGSYDSGTEGNIETAASIPGPAGGGEGFNAERDDVDFVAMHQGVVSADDGLSTSALTEQHRFDNPTISVTITRTE; via the coding sequence ATGAAAAAGTTAATCTATTCTGTGGTCGCGTTGACCAGTATCACATTGTTAAGTGGTTGCCCTGATGACGATGATGATGACGTAGTAACGCCAGCGCCAGTTGTTGCGCCTATTGTTACGAGTTATGAAGTGTCAGTAACCAACCTAACTAATGCACAACCTTTGTCGCCAATTGCGCTAGTACTGCATAGCGAAGGAAACTTGTGGCAAGTGGGAGAACCTGCATCGGAAGCCCTAGAACTACTTGCTGAAAGCGGAGACAACAGTGAAGTTTTAGCACTATCAGTTGCACAAGTGAATGCGTCAGGAAGCGGTGTGATTATGCCAGGTGGCAACGAGGTCATTATGCTTTCAGGTGAGGACGTATCAGCAGGGTATCTTTCAGTTGCGACTATGTTGGTAAATACAAACGACGCCTTTACCGGTTTGAACGCTATTGACGTATCAATGCTTGAAGTTGGTGAAAGTATTTCTATGGTTGCAGGTTCTTATGATTCAGGCACTGAAGGAAATATTGAAACGGCAGCGTCAATTCCAGGCCCTGCAGGTGGTGGTGAAGGCTTTAATGCAGAGCGTGATGACGTTGATTTTGTCGCTATGCATCAAGGCGTTGTGTCGGCAGATGATGGGTTGAGTACCTCTGCTTTAACAGAACAACACCGTTTTGATAATCCGACAATTAGCGTAACTATAACTAGGACAGAGTAA
- a CDS encoding response regulator transcription factor — protein sequence MADSVLIIEDDNDIANLIAVQLKELSLHCEHRSSGEAGLARALEKDFALVILDVMLPQMSGLDVCRQLRDTKSEQAIMMLTSRDSETDRVLGLELGADDYMTKPFSVREFQARVRSQMRKVAIVQKLKKQKLLASYDVSKAIAIGHLIIDQNTHSVSLAEKPIDLTSTEFLLLSHLAAHPEQVFSREQLLSAVWGYHHSGYEHTVNSHINRLRSKLEQDAGDPKIVQTVWGVGYKFNPAGVCH from the coding sequence ATGGCTGATTCCGTACTCATTATTGAAGACGACAACGACATCGCAAACCTGATCGCTGTGCAACTTAAAGAACTGTCACTTCACTGTGAACACAGGTCAAGCGGCGAGGCAGGTTTAGCCAGAGCGTTAGAGAAAGACTTTGCTTTGGTCATTCTCGACGTCATGCTTCCGCAAATGTCAGGACTCGATGTTTGTCGTCAATTAAGAGACACAAAATCGGAGCAAGCTATCATGATGCTAACTTCACGAGATAGTGAAACAGACCGCGTACTTGGTTTAGAACTTGGCGCAGACGACTACATGACGAAACCGTTCAGTGTGCGAGAGTTTCAGGCGCGAGTGCGCAGCCAAATGCGCAAAGTAGCCATTGTACAAAAGCTCAAAAAACAAAAGCTTCTGGCCTCCTATGATGTGTCGAAAGCAATAGCCATTGGACATTTAATTATCGACCAAAACACGCACAGCGTATCCCTAGCAGAAAAACCCATCGATTTAACTTCTACCGAATTTTTGCTTTTAAGCCACTTAGCCGCTCATCCTGAACAAGTGTTCTCGCGCGAACAACTGTTAAGCGCAGTTTGGGGATATCATCATAGTGGCTATGAACATACGGTGAACTCTCATATCAATCGCTTGCGTAGCAAACTTGAACAAGATGCTGGCGATCCAAAGATAGTGCAAACCGTGTGGGGCGTTGGCTATAAATTTAATCCGGCAGGTGTTTGCCATTAG
- a CDS encoding sensor histidine kinase, whose product MSLYQRLAIALCLVFLLVASVFYITFIFVDKNLRDQGQQQLHLSLAASLVRDNPVLQNSQWDAIGLKNLFHTQMVLGPAFEFYLLDADGNVVTHSYDDSLIMHSSVDLYPIKALTQNLQPLPIYGRDPRSDEPKIFSAAPIFHGSQLSGYVYVIVAGQQYQKVLEHLSYSSHTTMLATLIVIALLLLFGVMLALFRSITRPIKQLANNMQQLAMADFDIDSVPLMPWRKNSSNEIDQLGLVYNDMAERIHSQISQLQHNDQERKNMLSQISHDLRTPLASMQGYVELMLLDEGMEKDKQQRYLKTVYGNTQQLNQLIHQIFELAYLEAGHVTVNEEGFNLIELLYDVKAKFAPSLENKNIRLNISPESGQIVLTSDIAKLERVLTNLIENAIRHSDSGSEILLAATAASTVSIVLTDFGTGIPPQDIDYIFEPRYRASNAVDCKEKHFGLGLAITKQLVQLLGGQLSVSSEMGKGTQFTLVFTR is encoded by the coding sequence ATGTCACTCTATCAACGTCTAGCAATCGCACTATGTTTAGTGTTTCTGTTAGTGGCATCAGTCTTTTATATAACCTTTATTTTTGTCGATAAAAACCTAAGAGACCAAGGCCAACAACAGTTACACTTATCGCTCGCTGCAAGCTTAGTACGCGATAACCCTGTGCTGCAAAACAGTCAATGGGACGCGATAGGTTTAAAGAATCTATTTCACACGCAAATGGTGCTTGGGCCAGCGTTTGAATTCTATCTACTTGATGCCGATGGCAATGTGGTCACTCACTCTTATGATGACTCTTTGATCATGCACTCTTCTGTGGATTTGTATCCGATCAAAGCGCTGACGCAAAATTTGCAGCCGCTACCGATATACGGCCGCGATCCTCGTAGTGACGAGCCTAAAATATTTTCAGCCGCGCCTATTTTTCATGGCTCGCAATTGTCCGGCTATGTTTATGTCATAGTGGCAGGGCAGCAATATCAAAAAGTGCTCGAGCACTTATCTTATAGTTCGCATACCACCATGTTAGCGACCTTGATAGTGATAGCTTTATTGCTTTTATTTGGCGTGATGCTGGCATTGTTTCGCTCAATTACTCGCCCAATCAAGCAATTGGCAAACAATATGCAACAACTGGCGATGGCCGATTTCGATATAGATAGCGTGCCTTTGATGCCATGGCGAAAAAATTCATCAAACGAAATAGATCAGTTAGGCCTGGTTTACAACGATATGGCTGAGCGCATTCATTCGCAAATAAGCCAATTGCAGCACAATGATCAGGAACGCAAAAATATGCTGTCGCAAATCTCGCATGATTTGCGCACGCCATTGGCGTCGATGCAAGGCTATGTCGAACTCATGCTATTAGACGAGGGCATGGAAAAGGATAAGCAGCAACGCTATTTAAAAACTGTTTATGGCAACACACAACAACTGAATCAACTGATACACCAAATTTTTGAACTGGCTTATTTAGAAGCAGGGCATGTGACGGTTAATGAAGAAGGCTTCAACCTAATCGAGCTACTTTACGATGTTAAAGCGAAGTTTGCGCCTTCGCTTGAAAACAAAAATATTCGTTTGAATATATCACCTGAGTCTGGGCAAATTGTGCTTACTAGTGATATTGCAAAGTTAGAGCGAGTATTAACCAACTTGATTGAAAATGCGATTCGACATAGCGATAGCGGCAGTGAAATATTATTAGCCGCCACAGCAGCATCAACGGTCTCAATCGTACTAACAGACTTTGGTACCGGTATTCCGCCACAGGACATTGACTATATTTTTGAGCCAAGGTATCGCGCAAGCAACGCGGTTGACTGCAAAGAAAAGCACTTTGGGTTGGGGCTTGCTATAACAAAACAGCTAGTGCAATTATTGGGTGGTCAACTCAGTGTGAGCAGTGAAATGGGTAAAGGGACTCAGTTTACCTTAGTATTTACTCGATAA